The window TAAACAACTTTTTCCTCGGCCTTTTCCGACACCGTACCCATTATTTCAATATATCATAGTGCACTTTGAAACCCATATGTTAATGCTTACAACTTTTTTTTTGCGAGTGAATGCTTACCACAAAGGCACAATATCTATGCATACAACAATAGTGATTGCAATCTGACAAGTAGGTAATCAAGCATACATCCAACGGACACTGCAGTCTTATATAGCATGATCCCGATTAAACTTGTTTTTGCGCAAGTGATGGGACAAGAATGAGATTTTCCTTGCGACCCATTGTCACGCCGAAGGACTCTGTCATATTGATTTTTACTGTTCCTGCAGGTAGATCCCAGTTGAAGTGGTACATGAGGTTTGCCAACATTATCTCAACAGTGGCCATTCCAAAGTTCATACCTGGGCACACCCTTCGCCCAGTGCCAAAAGGCAAAAAATGAAAATTGCTTCCCTTGAAGTCATGAATCATAGTGCTTCCAACATTTTCCATGAAGCGCTCGGGCATGAACTCCTCTGCGCTCTCCCAGTAGGCAGGGTCCCTTGATAGAGCCCATCCattgatgatcacacgggtaccagATGGTATGGTGTATCCCTCTATGTCGCAGTCGGCCGTGGAGAGGTGGGGCACGAAGAGCGGCACAGGACTGTGTAGCCGGAGCGTCTCTTTGATAACACCCTTGAGGTAGATCATGCCATTCAGATCCTCTTCTGTAACCATTTCCTTCCCCTCTGCTACGCTCCTCACCTCAGCTTGGAGCTTGGTCATCACCTCTGGATTTTGGATTAGCTCAGCCATTGCACAATCCAGCATTATGAATGATGTGTCTGTCCCACCTATGAACATGTCCTGCGAAAATAGAGACCACAATTTTTACATGTCAATATATTAGTTATGTTTAATTTTATCTGTATCTAAATATGCGGTTATTTATAAGTATGACATGCATACCACCAACACCGCCTTGATGTTTTCTCTGGTGAGGTTGTACTCTTGTTGAATGGAGAGCAACACATCGATGAAATCTGTCTCTCCGCCTTGGTTGATTTCATAGTCCAACGTTGTGTTCTTGGCGTGGTTGTTGATGAAGGGCGACTCTACGGGCGGCGGCCGCGCGACCCCGACGCCACCAATTCtgccggagccaccgccgccggCGGACGGGGCAGGATTGGGGGCCAACGGGAAGGGGAGATCCTCAGCGCCGCTCCACCCGGTTGTCACGTCCCGCGGAGCAGATcttccgccaccgccgcctctgcGACTTTCGCCGGATCTACCCGATGAGGGGCGGCCGACGTCGGTGGCGGCGCCCAATCTTCTTCCTTCCACGTTGTCCAgcccggatccctcgacggcagatCGGAATTGGGAGTTTTTGAATCATTCGAAATGGTACGTGCGTTTTCAGGATGATAGAATGGCGGGGCGATGGATCAATGGCCTGATCTACTCGCATCCGTCCCGTTGGATGACGATCCGTGACGAAGGAGACATATTGGCCGGACGACATCTCAACGTTGGCGAAGATATTGCGATTGCTAAGAGTTTTATTATCGATTTTTTCCATATCGAGGTTCTTGAGTGTGTGCAGGCACCCATAGAATGTGATGAGCAAATTGAGGTCATCGATCTTACGAAGGACGCCGAGGAACCCAAGCCTACGCAGTGGGTTGGGGGACGTTTTTGGATTCTAGCTgatgaagatgaagacaatgatgaTCTGCCAGAAGCGACGGTTCGGTCACCATCTTCACTAGGTGTGGCTACATCTACCTCGGGGTCTAAATCTACGGTGAGTAGTAAGAAATCGTGTTCGTTGGGTACTCCGGTTCCTTCGCAGAAGTCGAAGGTGAAACCATGGAGGGGACCGTTGCCTAAGAACGGGCCGTCGGCCATCGCTTTGTCCGATTTCTTCCGTCCCAAGTGCTGGACGAGAGTGACTCGACAAAAGAAGAAAAGTGGTTGTATGGTGTCACAGCGATCGCCGGCGGTGGCCATGCCGTGTGACATTCGGTCGGCCAGATCTGAGCGTTTGAATGA is drawn from Triticum dicoccoides isolate Atlit2015 ecotype Zavitan chromosome 6B, WEW_v2.0, whole genome shotgun sequence and contains these coding sequences:
- the LOC119320575 gene encoding indole-2-monooxygenase-like, whose protein sequence is MGAGGAVGAGVGHCGHCGVAASNGGSCSWGCNVPANAAEAPGCDDRPVQHAQMRIREAAARSAAVDLSKLLSSFTADIVCHAVSGKSFRGGGRSELFRELVETSSMLIGGFNLEDYFPKFARLDVVRRMVCARAERIKKKWDDLLSPFINNHAKNTTLDYEINQGGETDFIDVLLSIQQEYNLTRENIKAVLVDMFIGGTDTSFIMLDCAMAELIQNPEVMTKLQAEVRSVAEGKEMVTEEDLNGMIYLKGVIKETLRLHSPVPLFVPHLSTADCDIEGYTIPSGTRVIINGWALSRDPAYWESAEEFMPERFMENVGSTMIHDFKGSNFHFLPFGTGRRVCPGMNFGMATVEIMLANLMYHFNWDLPAGTVKINMTESFGVTMGRKENLILVPSLAQKQV